One Polynucleobacter sp. SHI8 genomic window, TCAGTTACCTGAATCCAAAAACGTAGTGCCATACCTGCTAAGGGATGATTGGCATCTAAAATAACGCGATCTTCAGCTAAATCGGTAACAGTGTAAATGAGAGTCTGCTCATCTTCATCATCGGCAGCAATGAACTCCGCCCCATCCTCCTCATCATCTAAACTCGGAACTCCTTCAAACTGCATCCCGATTTCTAATGGTTCAGGAAAACGATTACGCTGTTCAATTCTTAACAATTCTGCGTCATAATCACCAAAAGCATCATGCGGTTCAAGTTGAATATTGGTCTCAAAACCAACTTCTTGATCCTCAAGCAGCTCTTCTATTTTAGGAAAAGTGCCTGCATATCCACCATGTAAATATATCATGGGATCTGCAGACTCTTCAATTAAATTACCTTGAGCGTCTGATAAACGGTATATTAGAGAAACAACTGTATTTTTTTCAATCTTCATTAAAGATATTCTACTTGAAACCTCATTACACCCCCCCAACTCCTCCATTCCCTCTTCCACTCAAAGATCCTTGGGCCTTGTT contains:
- a CDS encoding peptidylprolyl isomerase, whose protein sequence is MKIEKNTVVSLIYRLSDAQGNLIEESADPMIYLHGGYAGTFPKIEELLEDQEVGFETNIQLEPHDAFGDYDAELLRIEQRNRFPEPLEIGMQFEGVPSLDDEEDGAEFIAADDEDEQTLIYTVTDLAEDRVILDANHPLAGMALRFWIQVTEVRLATSEEVENGRAQDAMGLMIGDQDDDTDYDNLDDLISNGPDNHPTLH